One Cryobacterium psychrophilum DNA segment encodes these proteins:
- a CDS encoding DoxX family protein, translating to MTFLAPQKKRTTIPRTVFRVVLGAFLLLAGISHLTFNREAFLAQVPTWLPVDGDLVVVASGIVEIVLGVSLLALGRYRVQVGWIVAAFFVAIFPGNISQLVTQTDSFGLNTDLDRSIRLLFQPVLVLWALWSSGAWLAWREHRAGTRTQSSTAPPAPNG from the coding sequence ATGACCTTCCTCGCCCCGCAGAAGAAACGCACCACAATTCCGCGCACTGTGTTCCGCGTGGTGCTTGGCGCTTTCCTGCTGCTCGCCGGTATCAGCCACCTCACCTTCAATCGCGAGGCGTTCCTTGCCCAGGTGCCCACCTGGCTGCCGGTCGATGGCGACCTCGTGGTCGTGGCATCCGGCATCGTGGAGATCGTCCTGGGCGTTTCGCTGCTCGCTCTGGGCCGCTATCGGGTGCAGGTCGGCTGGATCGTGGCAGCGTTCTTCGTCGCCATCTTCCCCGGCAACATTTCCCAGCTCGTCACCCAGACTGACTCGTTCGGCTTGAACACCGACCTCGACCGCTCCATCCGGCTGCTGTTCCAGCCAGTCCTGGTGCTCTGGGCTCTGTGGTCGTCTGGAGCCTGGCTGGCCTGGCGCGAGCACCGCGCCGGCACGCGCACCCAGTCATCCACCGCGCCACCCGCCCCGAACGGCTAA